The sequence below is a genomic window from Flavobacterium sediminilitoris.
AGAAATCAGCCTGTTACAACAGATATGGCTACTTTAACGAGAGAAGTACAAAAGTTTGCGAAAGATAAAAAGTTAGAAATAGAAACATTAAAGATTAGAGAAGAATACCGTAGAGAATTTTTAGGAAATGTATCACATGAATTAAAAACACCATTGTTTACTGTTCAAGGTTATTTACTAACTCTTTTAGATGGAGCAATGGATGATAAAAACATTCGAAAAAAATATTTACAAAGAGCAGAAAAAGGAGTTGAAAGACTTATCTATATTGTTAAAGATTTGGATTTAATAACAAAACTAGAAACAGGAGATATAAACTTAGAGCTTTCAGAATTTAATATTGTAGAGGTAGTTCAAAATGTTTTTGAACTATTAGAAATGAGAGCTTCAAAGAAAAACATATTACTGACTTTTGATGCTAAGTATAAACCCATTACAGTAATAGCTGATCAAGAAAAAGTACAACAAGTAGTTACAAATTTGGTTATGAATTCCATCAAATATGGAAAACAAGGAGGAACTACTGAGGTAAGTATTGAAGATTTAGTGAATAATAAAATAATTGTTAGGATTACAGATAATGGTGAAGGAATAGAGAAGCAACATATTTCTAGACTATTTGAAAGATTTTATAGAGTTGATAAAAGTGGTGCTAGAAGCGAAGGAGGATCTGGTTTAGGATTAGCAATTGTAAAGCATATTATTGAAGGGCATAATGAAAAGATATACATAGAAAGCCAATTTGGAATTGGATCTGAATTTTCATTTACCTTGGAAAAGACTAAATAATTTTTTCCAGCTTATTTCAGTAGAAAAGTTTAAAAATCCTTTATAGCTATTTATTTGTTCAAGTTTTTCAATGCTAAAGTTATCTTGACTACAACTCGGAGCTATATTTTCTTGTTTAAGTTTCTTAGCTAAATATTCTTGTTCATATTGTCCTGGTGTTGGAATGAAAAATGCTTTTTTCCCTAATTGAGCTAAATCCATGATTGTTGTATAACCAGATCGACATAAAATAGTAGAACTTTCATTAAAAGCTATCTCAAGTTGCTCACTATTCATGAAGTTATAATAGGTAATATTTTTTTCCTCATAAGTGCTTTGTTTATCTTCAATAATACCTTTTATAAACAACGTTTTATGAGTATAGTTTTCCAACTCTGTTATCAGTTTTTTTTCTAATAATGTTCTTTGCGGTTCAGGTCCTGAAAGAATTACCATTAATTCATACTTGTTTTTAGTAACTTTTTTATGTAATCTGCTTAATGGACCAATATATTTTAAAGAACTGAAAGGATCTTCTAAATGACCTAATTTTCCAGATAAATTTGGTTTTTTTTCCATATCAGGAACCCAGCATTCATTGTATTTTTTTATGTAATGATGATGTATTTTTGTACTTATCCAAGTAGTATTTCCTGTTAAAACATTTAATTGATGAGTAATGAAAACAGAAGGAATGTTTTTAGAATAAACACCTAATCTATTATCCGATATTAATCCAGAAATATTATATTCTTTAATTATATTTTCAGTGGCTATTCTTTCCGCTTTTATTGCTTTTATAATAGTAGGAAGTTGAGAGAAAAGTTTTATTTTAAAATTTTTTCCTTTTTCTGAATATTTTATTTGATATGAAGGTAATTCAAGTGTAATTAGATGAGCAAATTCTTTTTTTAATAATTCTAATGCAATTCCATCAGAAGCAATTACAGGTTCAAAGCCACTTTTTTCTAAAGCTCGAATTATGGGTATGCATCGAGTTGCATGACCCAATCCCCAGTTTAATGGTGCAACAAGGATTCTGTTTTTCATTGATGAAATCTTATAAATTTATTATTTTAGAACAGAAATAAATTGTTCAGCGAGTTTGTTTTCATATTCGAAAAAGGATTCTTCATTAGAAAAATCTTCAGTTGTCTTATGTTTATATAGCTTCCACTTTTTATTATTATATTCAAGTGAAGTTAGATTTTCTACCCAATCTCCGGAGTTTAAATATACAGTTTTTCCTTTAGTTGTTTCTATGTGCTCTATTTTGGGCTCATGAATGTGTCCGCAAATAACATACTTATAATTGTTTTCTATAGCTAACTCAGTGCAGATTTTTTCAAAATTAGAAATAAATTTCACAGCAGACTTTACATTGTTCTTTATTTTTTTAGATAGAGAATAAGGCTCTTTCTTCGCTTTGGCTAAAATCCAATTTAAAAAACGATTTATTAATATTAATAAATCATAACCCCAACCTCCTAATTTTGCAAGCCATTTTGCATGAGTTATTGAAGAATCAAATACATCTCCATGGAAAAACCAAGCTTTTTCTCCATCTAATTCTAAAACTAATTTAT
It includes:
- a CDS encoding sensor histidine kinase, whose product is MVINFKKSYKFAVKSAVYITLFSSGLLYLLNFFYLKASVWFVVCFSFSVFSFSFFVLQYRVERFIYRRVKKIYDDVSLLENASFRNQPVTTDMATLTREVQKFAKDKKLEIETLKIREEYRREFLGNVSHELKTPLFTVQGYLLTLLDGAMDDKNIRKKYLQRAEKGVERLIYIVKDLDLITKLETGDINLELSEFNIVEVVQNVFELLEMRASKKNILLTFDAKYKPITVIADQEKVQQVVTNLVMNSIKYGKQGGTTEVSIEDLVNNKIIVRITDNGEGIEKQHISRLFERFYRVDKSGARSEGGSGLGLAIVKHIIEGHNEKIYIESQFGIGSEFSFTLEKTK
- a CDS encoding glycosyltransferase, whose amino-acid sequence is MKNRILVAPLNWGLGHATRCIPIIRALEKSGFEPVIASDGIALELLKKEFAHLITLELPSYQIKYSEKGKNFKIKLFSQLPTIIKAIKAERIATENIIKEYNISGLISDNRLGVYSKNIPSVFITHQLNVLTGNTTWISTKIHHHYIKKYNECWVPDMEKKPNLSGKLGHLEDPFSSLKYIGPLSRLHKKVTKNKYELMVILSGPEPQRTLLEKKLITELENYTHKTLFIKGIIEDKQSTYEEKNITYYNFMNSEQLEIAFNESSTILCRSGYTTIMDLAQLGKKAFFIPTPGQYEQEYLAKKLKQENIAPSCSQDNFSIEKLEQINSYKGFLNFSTEISWKKLFSLFQGK
- a CDS encoding UDP-2,3-diacylglucosamine diphosphatase gives rise to the protein MKRRKVEVVVISDVHLGTYGCHAKELLAYLSSIKPKTLILNGDIIDIWQFRKSYFPANHLKVIKKIISLSSKGTKVYYLTGNHDEFLRKFTDLHLGNLSLLNKLVLELDGEKAWFFHGDVFDSSITHAKWLAKLGGWGYDLLILINRFLNWILAKAKKEPYSLSKKIKNNVKSAVKFISNFEKICTELAIENNYKYVICGHIHEPKIEHIETTKGKTVYLNSGDWVENLTSLEYNNKKWKLYKHKTTEDFSNEESFFEYENKLAEQFISVLK